The following proteins come from a genomic window of Acidobacteriota bacterium:
- a CDS encoding SUF system Fe-S cluster assembly regulator: MIRLTKQADYGIVLMTQLASTGQAAAAELAVQTHLPAPMVSKILKLLAKAGLLVSHRGVHGGYELARSAAEISVAHVIFALEGPIALTQCSEHSEHECSYEAFCRVRDNWQRIDRAVRGALEDIKIAEMAQADFMAGAPGRVAESLIPLGSST; the protein is encoded by the coding sequence ATGATCCGACTGACCAAGCAAGCCGACTACGGCATCGTCCTGATGACCCAGCTCGCGTCGACCGGGCAGGCCGCCGCCGCGGAGCTGGCGGTGCAGACCCACCTGCCGGCGCCGATGGTCAGCAAGATCCTCAAGCTGCTCGCCAAGGCCGGCCTGCTGGTGTCTCACCGCGGAGTGCACGGCGGCTACGAACTCGCGCGTTCGGCGGCGGAGATCAGCGTCGCGCACGTGATCTTCGCGCTCGAGGGTCCCATCGCCCTGACCCAGTGCAGCGAACACTCGGAACACGAATGTTCGTACGAGGCGTTTTGTCGCGTCCGCGACAACTGGCAACGGATCGACCGCGCCGTACGCGGAGCGCTCGAGGACATCAAGATCGCCGAGATGGCCCAGGCGGACTTCATGGCCGGCGCGCCCGGCCGGGTCGCCGAGTCCCTGATTCCGCTGGGGAGCAGCACCTGA
- the sufB gene encoding Fe-S cluster assembly protein SufB, translating to MPTAADTIGALAERDYEYGFVTDVEQDTAPPGLSEEIIAFISAKKNEPQWLLDWRLAAYRGWQKMVEPTWANVRYEPIDYQSICYYAAPKSDDDRPKSLDEIDPEILATYEKLGIPLKEQEMLAGVAVDAVFDSVSVATTFREKLAELGVIFCSFSEAVQDHPDLVRKYLGTVVPRRDNFFAALNSAVFSDGSFVYIPKGVRCPMELSTYFRINAMNTGQFERTLIIAEEGSYVSYLEGCTAPMRDENQLHAAVVELIAHEDAQIKYSTVQNWYPGDKEGVGGIYNFVTKRGLCEGRRSKISWTQVETGSAVTWKYPSCILRGDDSVGEFYSVAVSNNRQQADTGTKMIHVGKRTSSTIISKGISAGEGQNTYRGSVRILRSAEDARNFSQCDSMLIGDRCGAHTFPYIDVANPSAQMEHEASTSKIGEDQIFYCNQRGIDTEDAVSMIVNGFCKEVFRELPMEFAVEAQKLLEVSLEGSVG from the coding sequence ATGCCGACCGCCGCGGACACGATCGGAGCACTCGCCGAACGCGACTACGAGTACGGCTTCGTCACCGACGTCGAGCAGGACACGGCGCCGCCGGGCCTGAGCGAGGAGATCATCGCCTTCATCTCGGCGAAGAAGAACGAGCCGCAGTGGTTGCTCGACTGGCGGCTTGCGGCCTACCGGGGCTGGCAGAAGATGGTCGAGCCGACGTGGGCGAACGTGCGCTACGAGCCGATCGACTATCAGTCGATCTGCTACTACGCGGCGCCGAAGAGCGACGACGACCGGCCCAAGAGCCTCGACGAGATCGATCCCGAGATCCTGGCCACCTACGAGAAGCTCGGCATCCCGCTCAAGGAGCAGGAGATGCTGGCGGGCGTGGCGGTCGACGCGGTGTTCGACAGCGTCTCCGTGGCGACGACGTTCCGCGAGAAGCTGGCGGAACTCGGCGTCATCTTCTGCTCGTTCTCCGAGGCGGTGCAGGACCATCCGGACCTGGTGCGCAAGTACCTGGGAACGGTCGTGCCGCGCCGGGACAACTTCTTCGCCGCCCTGAACTCGGCCGTGTTCTCCGACGGTTCCTTCGTCTACATCCCGAAGGGCGTCCGCTGCCCGATGGAGCTGTCGACCTACTTCCGGATCAACGCAATGAACACGGGCCAGTTCGAGCGTACCCTGATCATCGCGGAGGAAGGCAGCTACGTCAGCTACCTGGAAGGCTGCACCGCGCCGATGCGCGACGAGAACCAGTTGCACGCGGCCGTCGTCGAGCTGATCGCCCACGAAGACGCCCAGATCAAGTACTCGACCGTTCAGAACTGGTACCCGGGCGACAAGGAAGGCGTGGGCGGCATCTACAACTTCGTGACCAAGCGCGGCCTGTGCGAGGGCCGGCGCAGCAAGATCTCCTGGACCCAGGTCGAGACCGGCTCGGCGGTGACCTGGAAGTACCCGAGCTGCATCCTCAGGGGCGACGACTCGGTGGGCGAGTTCTACTCCGTGGCGGTCTCGAACAACCGCCAGCAGGCGGACACCGGGACGAAGATGATCCACGTCGGCAAACGGACCTCGAGCACGATCATCTCGAAGGGGATCTCGGCCGGCGAAGGCCAGAACACGTACCGCGGGTCGGTGCGGATCCTCCGCTCGGCCGAGGACGCCAGGAACTTCTCGCAGTGCGACTCGATGCTGATCGGGGACCGCTGTGGAGCTCACACCTTCCCCTACATCGACGTCGCCAATCCGAGCGCCCAGATGGAGCACGAGGCGTCGACGTCGAAGATCGGCGAAGACCAGATTTTCTACTGCAACCAGAGAGGCATCGACACCGAGGATGCCGTTTCGATGATCGTCAACGGGTTCTGCAAGGAAGTGTTCCGCGAACTCCCGATGGAGTTCGCCGTGGAGGCACAGAAGCTGCTCGAGGTCAGCCTCGAGGGCAGCGTCGGCTGA
- the sufC gene encoding Fe-S cluster assembly ATPase SufC has product MLRVRDLHARVEEQEILKGVDLEVKAGEVHAVMGPNGSGKSTLAQVLAGKEDYDVTAGSLELFGEDLAEMAPEERAHAGLFLAFQYPVEIPGVGNSYFLKAALNAIRKARGEDELDAMDFLQLLRERAGLVDVDEALLRRPVNEGFSGGEKKRNEILQMAVLEPRLAVLDETDSGLDIDALKTVAAGVNALRREDRAFVVITHYQRLLNYIVPDHVHVLLDGRIVRSGGSELALELEEKGYAGLTKGPSGD; this is encoded by the coding sequence ATGCTGAGGGTGAGGGACCTTCACGCGAGGGTCGAAGAGCAGGAAATCCTGAAGGGTGTGGACCTGGAGGTGAAAGCCGGCGAGGTCCACGCCGTGATGGGGCCGAACGGCTCGGGCAAGAGCACGCTGGCCCAGGTGCTCGCGGGCAAGGAGGACTACGACGTCACCGCGGGCTCGCTGGAGCTCTTCGGGGAGGATCTGGCGGAGATGGCGCCCGAGGAGCGCGCCCATGCCGGCCTCTTCCTGGCCTTCCAGTACCCGGTCGAGATCCCCGGCGTCGGCAACAGCTACTTCCTCAAGGCCGCGCTCAACGCGATCCGCAAGGCCAGGGGCGAGGACGAGCTCGACGCGATGGACTTCCTCCAGTTGCTGCGCGAACGCGCCGGACTGGTCGACGTGGACGAGGCGCTGCTCAGGCGCCCGGTCAACGAGGGCTTCTCGGGCGGCGAGAAGAAACGGAACGAGATCCTCCAGATGGCCGTGCTCGAGCCGCGGCTGGCCGTGCTCGACGAGACGGACTCCGGGCTCGACATCGACGCGCTGAAGACGGTGGCGGCGGGCGTCAACGCGCTCCGTCGCGAAGATCGGGCGTTCGTCGTGATCACCCACTACCAGCGGTTGCTCAACTACATCGTGCCCGATCACGTCCACGTCCTCCTGGACGGGCGGATCGTGCGTTCCGGCGGCAGCGAGCTGGCGCTCGAACTCGAGGAGAAGGGCTACGCCGGCCTGACCAAGGGTCCGTCCGGAGACTGA
- the sufD gene encoding Fe-S cluster assembly protein SufD, producing MTVSRGPSTAPYLDLHARRSGEAGILRARRQAAIERFEAAGFPTARDEEWRQTNLGSLLRATPVAPSPPSLRGGEAAPFLYADCPRMVFVNGRYAAEASSPPQQVKAVALAELGAGDAAEAVVEHLGASVDGSASCSADAGVHPFAALNTGLFEDGAAIVIPDGAIVEQPLQVLWLSAPASGTRAAGGKAPAAVEVSFPRLLVVAGENSQASVIETFAAADPGAGGYFVCPAAEFVCGAGSVLHHTRLQADATDAFHLGFQHAHLERSASFDSSSLAFGGGLVRNDTTATLDGEGADCTLDGLYVVDGSQFVDNHMRVEHRQPHTTSHQLYKGVLDGRARSVFNGRIYVHQAAQKTDAKQTNRNLLLSKSALANSNPQLEIFADDVRCTHGSTIGRLDEDALFYLRARGIGREQAHGMLVYAFARELVEKASYEPLRQDLEGRLLASLNGGGDG from the coding sequence GTGACCGTCTCCAGGGGACCGTCCACCGCTCCGTACCTCGATCTCCATGCCCGCCGCAGCGGCGAGGCGGGGATCCTGCGGGCGCGGCGGCAGGCGGCGATCGAACGGTTCGAGGCCGCGGGCTTCCCGACTGCCCGTGACGAGGAGTGGCGGCAGACGAACCTCGGCTCCCTGCTGCGCGCGACGCCGGTCGCCCCTTCGCCGCCGTCGCTTCGGGGCGGCGAGGCCGCGCCCTTCCTCTACGCTGACTGTCCTCGGATGGTCTTCGTCAACGGTCGCTACGCGGCGGAGGCCTCGTCACCGCCACAACAGGTCAAGGCAGTGGCTCTTGCGGAACTCGGCGCCGGCGACGCCGCGGAGGCGGTCGTGGAGCATCTCGGAGCCAGCGTCGACGGCAGCGCTTCGTGCAGCGCCGACGCGGGAGTGCATCCGTTCGCGGCGCTCAACACCGGCCTGTTCGAGGACGGCGCGGCGATCGTGATCCCGGACGGAGCGATCGTCGAACAGCCGCTGCAAGTGCTTTGGCTCAGCGCGCCGGCGTCGGGCACCCGGGCAGCCGGCGGCAAGGCCCCCGCCGCCGTCGAGGTCAGCTTCCCGCGCCTGCTGGTCGTGGCCGGCGAGAACAGCCAGGCTTCGGTGATCGAGACCTTCGCCGCCGCCGACCCGGGCGCCGGCGGCTACTTCGTCTGCCCGGCTGCGGAGTTCGTCTGCGGCGCGGGCTCGGTGCTCCACCACACCCGCCTGCAAGCCGACGCGACCGACGCCTTTCACCTCGGCTTTCAGCACGCGCACCTCGAACGCTCGGCCTCCTTCGATTCCTCGTCGCTGGCCTTCGGCGGCGGCCTGGTGCGCAACGACACGACCGCCACGCTCGACGGCGAGGGCGCGGACTGCACCCTCGACGGCCTCTACGTCGTCGACGGCTCCCAGTTCGTGGACAACCACATGCGGGTAGAGCACCGGCAGCCGCACACCACGAGCCACCAGCTCTACAAGGGCGTCCTGGACGGCCGGGCGCGCTCGGTGTTCAACGGCCGCATCTACGTGCACCAGGCGGCGCAGAAGACGGACGCCAAGCAGACGAACCGCAACCTGCTGCTGTCGAAGTCGGCGCTTGCCAACAGCAACCCGCAGCTCGAGATCTTCGCAGACGACGTGCGCTGCACCCACGGTTCGACGATCGGCCGGCTGGACGAGGACGCGCTCTTCTACCTGCGGGCGCGCGGCATCGGCCGCGAGCAGGCCCACGGGATGCTCGTCTACGCCTTCGCCCGGGAACTGGTCGAGAAGGCCTCCTACGAGCCGCTCCGGCAGGACCTGGAAGGGCGGCTGCTGGCGAGCCTGAACGGCGGCGGCGACGGGTAG
- a CDS encoding cysteine desulfurase, whose protein sequence is MTAPAPLAERERLAAAEALDVERLRASFPILDQEVHGHPLVYLDNAASSQRPEAVIEAVSDCYRTYYSNAHRGVHALSERSTDEYEAARGKVARFVGASKSSELVFTRGTTESLNLVAQSYARPRLRPGDEVLLTEMEHHSNIVPWQLVCEQTGARVRAAPITDDGDLDLAAMGGLIGERTRVVALAHVSNALGTVNDVAAIARLVRDRSDAAVVVDGAQAVPHMKVDVAALDCDFYAFSGHKMYGPGGIGALWGRGELLASMPPYHGGGAMITRVTFERTEYTVPPHRFEAGTPSIAPAIGLGVAIEFLESIGLERIEQHEQALLSHSLEQLNDLPWVRVLGQAPEGGSPRAAVLSLVIDGAHPHDAATILDEQGIAIRAGHHCAQPLMERLGVPATVRASFGMYNTHEEVDRLVSGLHEVRRIFG, encoded by the coding sequence ATGACGGCTCCGGCGCCCTTGGCGGAACGGGAGCGGCTTGCCGCGGCCGAGGCGCTCGACGTCGAACGCCTCCGCGCCTCCTTCCCGATCCTCGACCAGGAGGTTCACGGCCATCCCCTGGTCTACCTCGACAACGCCGCCAGCTCGCAGCGGCCGGAGGCCGTGATCGAGGCGGTCAGCGACTGCTACCGCACCTACTACTCGAACGCCCACCGCGGCGTTCATGCGCTGTCGGAGCGCTCGACCGACGAGTACGAGGCGGCTCGCGGCAAGGTGGCACGGTTCGTTGGAGCGTCGAAGAGCTCCGAACTCGTTTTCACCCGCGGCACGACGGAAAGCCTGAACCTGGTCGCCCAGAGCTACGCGCGGCCGAGGCTGCGTCCCGGCGACGAGGTGCTGCTCACCGAGATGGAGCACCACTCGAACATCGTCCCCTGGCAGCTCGTCTGCGAGCAGACCGGTGCCCGCGTGCGCGCGGCTCCCATCACGGACGACGGCGACCTCGACCTGGCCGCGATGGGCGGACTGATCGGCGAGCGCACCAGGGTGGTCGCGCTGGCCCACGTCTCGAACGCCCTCGGTACCGTGAACGATGTGGCCGCGATCGCCCGTCTGGTTCGCGACCGCTCGGACGCCGCCGTGGTCGTCGACGGGGCGCAGGCCGTGCCTCACATGAAGGTCGACGTCGCTGCCCTCGACTGTGACTTCTACGCCTTTTCCGGCCACAAGATGTACGGTCCGGGCGGGATCGGCGCGCTGTGGGGGCGGGGCGAGCTGCTGGCTTCGATGCCGCCCTATCACGGCGGCGGCGCGATGATCACGCGGGTGACCTTCGAGCGCACCGAGTACACCGTGCCGCCCCACCGCTTCGAGGCGGGCACGCCGAGCATCGCACCGGCGATCGGGCTCGGCGTGGCGATCGAGTTCCTGGAGTCGATCGGCCTCGAGCGGATCGAGCAACACGAGCAGGCACTGCTTTCCCACAGTCTGGAACAGTTGAACGATCTGCCCTGGGTCCGAGTGCTGGGGCAGGCGCCAGAAGGCGGATCGCCGCGCGCAGCCGTCCTCTCGCTGGTCATCGACGGCGCTCATCCCCACGACGCCGCGACCATCCTGGACGAGCAGGGCATCGCGATCCGGGCCGGCCACCACTGCGCGCAGCCGCTGATGGAGCGGCTCGGCGTTCCGGCCACGGTGCGGGCGTCGTTCGGCATGTACAACACCCACGAGGAAGTCGACCGGCTGGTCTCCGGGCTGCACGAAGTGCGCCGGATCTTCGGCTGA
- a CDS encoding SUF system NifU family Fe-S cluster assembly protein, whose translation MSDLRDLYQQVILDHYRAPRNFGALEPNSSCAEGYNPLCGDQVKVYLRMDGDRVEGLTFEGVGCAISTASASLMTEAVRGLERPQAEALIASFLALMTGDGNGGGSVPLGKLEVLSGVKDYPVRIKCATLAWHALRAALEGGDAEAVSTE comes from the coding sequence ATGTCCGATCTCCGCGATCTCTACCAGCAGGTCATCCTCGACCACTACCGGGCGCCCCGGAACTTCGGCGCGCTGGAGCCCAACTCGAGCTGCGCCGAGGGCTACAACCCGCTGTGCGGCGACCAGGTCAAGGTCTACCTGCGCATGGACGGCGATCGGGTGGAAGGCCTGACCTTCGAAGGCGTCGGCTGCGCGATCTCGACCGCGTCGGCGTCCCTCATGACCGAGGCCGTCCGCGGCCTCGAGCGGCCGCAGGCGGAGGCGCTGATCGCTTCCTTCCTGGCCCTGATGACCGGCGACGGCAACGGAGGCGGCAGTGTGCCTCTGGGCAAGCTGGAGGTGCTGAGCGGCGTGAAGGACTACCCGGTGCGGATCAAGTGTGCGACCCTGGCGTGGCATGCTCTCCGGGCGGCCCTCGAAGGCGGCGACGCGGAGGCCGTGTCCACCGAGTAG
- a CDS encoding SUF system Fe-S cluster assembly protein: MDDTAATGTPVDMPALEARIVEALKTVYDPEIPVDIYELGLIYDVRIDQEAHVKLQMTLTSPHCPVAESLPADVERTVRDVEGVGSAEVEVVWDPTWNPAMMSEAAKLELGFF, translated from the coding sequence ATGGACGACACCGCCGCGACCGGAACCCCGGTCGACATGCCGGCCCTCGAGGCGCGGATCGTCGAGGCGCTGAAGACGGTCTACGATCCGGAGATCCCCGTCGACATCTACGAGCTCGGCCTGATCTACGACGTGCGAATCGATCAGGAAGCGCACGTCAAGTTGCAGATGACCCTGACCTCGCCGCACTGCCCGGTCGCCGAGTCGCTCCCGGCCGATGTGGAGCGGACCGTGCGCGACGTCGAGGGTGTGGGCAGCGCCGAGGTCGAGGTGGTCTGGGACCCGACCTGGAATCCGGCGATGATGAGCGAGGCCGCCAAACTGGAACTGGGGTTCTTCTGA
- a CDS encoding sulfur transferase domain-containing protein: MRYLSLSTALALVLAAPALAAEQKDHGLRGAKHPEPGVLFGGQPTEDQLKAMAADGLSFVLDLRAEGENRGFDEQAALQSLDVPYLNLPVDTERLEQPETFERFIEAMDKVDGPVLVHCASGNRVGALYYAYLVAGKGVEREEARTRARENGLRSAALEKAVDRYLDSRP, from the coding sequence ATGCGGTACCTGTCTCTTTCGACCGCCCTGGCCCTGGTCCTCGCCGCGCCCGCCCTGGCCGCCGAACAAAAGGACCACGGCCTGCGCGGCGCGAAGCACCCGGAACCGGGCGTCCTCTTCGGCGGCCAGCCGACCGAGGATCAGCTCAAGGCGATGGCCGCCGACGGCCTGTCCTTCGTCCTGGACCTGCGCGCCGAGGGCGAGAACCGGGGCTTCGACGAGCAGGCAGCCCTCCAGAGCCTGGACGTTCCCTATCTGAACCTGCCGGTGGATACGGAACGCCTCGAACAACCCGAGACGTTCGAGCGCTTCATCGAGGCGATGGACAAGGTGGACGGCCCGGTGCTCGTCCACTGCGCCTCGGGCAACCGGGTCGGAGCCCTGTACTACGCCTACCTGGTCGCCGGGAAGGGTGTGGAACGGGAAGAGGCCCGCACCCGCGCCAGGGAGAACGGACTGCGAAGCGCCGCGCTCGAGAAGGCCGTCGACCGCTATCTTGATTCAAGGCCCTGA
- a CDS encoding type II toxin-antitoxin system VapC family toxin, with translation MNGWVVDASVAVKWLVSEEFSREASGLLEGNATLLAPELLFAEATNALWAMCRRGDIGREDLAGAVALLRRAPVATPVPMRQLASAASQLSMDLEHPTYDCFYLALALQERYPVVTADMRFLDRVQGHPYLADSIRHIGDIGAS, from the coding sequence GTGAACGGCTGGGTGGTCGATGCCAGCGTCGCGGTGAAGTGGCTGGTTTCCGAGGAGTTCTCCCGCGAGGCGTCTGGCCTGCTCGAGGGAAACGCCACCCTGTTGGCGCCCGAGCTGTTGTTCGCGGAAGCGACGAACGCCCTCTGGGCGATGTGCCGCCGAGGCGACATAGGTCGGGAGGATCTGGCCGGCGCGGTGGCGCTGCTACGGAGGGCGCCCGTGGCGACGCCGGTGCCGATGCGCCAACTCGCCAGCGCCGCCTCTCAACTCAGCATGGATCTCGAGCACCCGACCTACGACTGTTTCTACCTTGCTCTGGCGCTGCAGGAAAGGTACCCGGTCGTCACCGCGGACATGCGCTTTCTCGATCGGGTGCAAGGCCACCCCTATCTGGCGGACTCGATCCGACACATCGGGGACATCGGCGCGAGCTAA